The nucleotide window CCTCCGCCACCGGCGCGAAGCGTTGCAGGCTCTCCTCTATCGTGGCGTTGATATTGGCCTTGGAAAACCCTTCCGAGGCCGAGCCGAAAATCGCCACCTCGTTCGCCGCCGCCGCCATCGCGTCCTGGAACCCGCGCATGTTGGGTGTCAGCGCCGCATAGCTCACCCCCGGCGCGCGGGTGATGCCCGCCAGCACCTCGGCCGAGCCGGACATCTGCGGCACCCATTTGGGGCTGACAAAACTCGCCACCTCGATGCGGGCAAACCCCGCCCCGCTCAGGCAGTCGATCAGCGCCACCTTCTCGGCCACCGGGATCTCTCGCTTTTCGTTCTGCAACCCGTCGCGCGGGCCCACCTCGAAGATCTCGACCCGTTCAGCCATCCGCATCCTCCTCCGGCGCCGCATAGAACGCCTGCTCGTAGATTCGCGCGCCGCTCTCCTCGGGCAAGGCCGCCTGGTACGCCGCCCGCTCGGTCAGCCGGTCGTACCATTTCGCCGTCTCGGGAAACCCGTCCAGCGTCGCGAAATGCCGCGCCATGTAAACCGCCTGACCCACGGCGATATCACAGGCCGAATACCCCCCGGTCAGCAGGTAATCGCGGTTCTCCACCGGCGTGCTCAGCCGCGCCTCGATCGCGCCATAGCACTTGCGCAGGCGCGCCGCCTCCAGCCGCATCACCGTCGGGCTGCGCATGTGATCCTCGCGCAGCATGATATGCTGCTGGGTCAGGATCGCGACGTGCTGGCTGACTGTCTCGGCGAAATGCAACCACACAAGATAGGCCATCCGGTCCATGTCGCCCGGCATCCGGCCCATCCCCCGCTCGGGGAACTTCTCGCACAGGTATTCCATCATCGCGCCCGATTCGAACATCCGCTCGCCTTCGATCTCCAACGCGGGCACACGCCCCGCCGGCGACAGGCTCAGAAATTCCGGCTGCCGCAGGCTCTTGTCGAACGCATGGGTCACCACGCGAAATTCCACGCCTTCCAGCTCGTTCAACAGCCACAGCACCCGCATCGAGCGGCTTTGCGGCACATGGTGCAGGACAATCACGCCATCGCCTCCTAGGTCAGCACCGGACGCGTCGCGTGCGCCGCGGAGCAGGTTCGCATCCAGCCGCACCACGCCGCCAGCGCGGGCCGTGCGGCGATCATCTCCTCCCCGGCTGGCAGCATTCCAAAATAGTCCAGCATCGGCCACAGGTGACAGCCCGCCAGGTCCAGGCTCCCGGGCCGCAGCACCTGCCCTTTAGCGGCGATCTCCTCCAGCGCGTCCAGCACGCGCGGCGCGTTCGCCAAACCGTCCGCCAAAGCACCGGCATCGCCCGCCTCGCCTTCCAGCGCCGCGAAGACGCCGTTGGAAAAGGCCTGCCGCACCAGCGGCCAATAGGCATAGCTGTCCGCGATCCCCATCGCCTGCCGCATCCGCGCCACCCCCTCCGGCGCGCCCGGCACCATCAGCGGCTCCGGCGCGATGGCCTCCAGGTAGTCGAGTATCGCCTGCGTCTCCCACAGCCGAAAGTCTCCGGCTTCCAGCACCGGCACCCGTCTAAACGGATGCAGCCGTGTCAGCGCCTCCGCATCCTCCCCGAACGGATCACACTCCACATAGTCATACTCCAACCCCTTCGCCGCCAGCACCATCCGCACGCTGCGCGTATAGACGCTGAAGCGATAGCCGGTCAGCCGCAGCCCCTCCGTCACGCCGCCGCCTCCGCGTCCTCCTCCAACCGGATCAGCGCCGCGCCGGCCTCCACCTGGCTGCCCGCCCCGGCCAGCACCTCGGCCACCACCCCGTCGCGCGGGGCCAGCAGGCTGTGCTCCATCTTCATCGCTTCCAACACGGCCAGCCGGTCGCCCTTCGCCACCTCCTGCCCGGCTTCGGCAAAGACCGCCTTGACCATCCCCGGCATCGGCGCCTCGATCACGCTGGCGTCGCCGGCGGCAAACTCGCCCCGTTCCAGCGGATCGAGGATGTCGAACCCGATTCCGTAGCCAGCAAAGACCGTCACCAGGTCGCCCGTCACCGCCACCTCCGGCGCCAGCTGGCCGTCCATCTGCCAGCGCCCGCCCACGCGCCGGGCCGCGACCAGCGCGTCACCGACCTCCACGTCATGCGCACCCGCCGACAGGCTTTGCACTTTTGCCTGCACCTCCTCGCCTTCGCGCCGCAGAACCACGCTCCGCCGCAAAGGCTGCCACAGGGCAAAGCCCGTCTCCGGCCCGCTTTCGTCCAGCAATCCAAGGCTCGCCAACGCCGCCAGCGCCACCGTGGCGTCGCTCACATCAGGCGGCGCGCTCAACGCCTCCAGGTCCCGCGCGATCAGCCCGGTATCCACCTCGCCCCGGCCAAAGCCCTCATGCCGCGCCAGCGCCCCCAGAAAGGCCAGGTTCGTCACCGTCCCCGCCACCTGCGTCGCTTCCAGCGCCGCACCCAGCCGTTGCAGCGCCACCGCACGCGTCGGCCCGCGCGTTGTCAGCTTGGCGATCATCGGATCGTAATGCGGGGAAATCTCGTCTCCCGCCCGCACGCCGGTATCCGCCCGCGCCCCCTCGGGAAACTCCAGGTGCCGCAGCCGCCCCGTCGCCGGCAGGAAACCCTTCGGCACATCCTCGGCGTAAAGCCTCGCCTCGAAAGCATGGCCATTGATCGACAGATCCTCCTGCCGCTTCGGCAAGCCTTCCCCCGCGGCCACCCGCAACTGCCACTCCACCAGGTCAACCCCGGTGATCTCTTCCGTCACAGGATGTTCCACCTGCAACCGCGTGTTCATCTCCATGAACCAGAACCCATCCGAGCGCAGCCCTTCCGAGCCGTCCACGATGAACTCCACCGTCCCCGCCCCGGCATATCCGATGGCCTCCGCCGCGCGCACCGCCGCAGCCCCCATGGCCGCGCGCACCTCCGGCGTCATCCCCGGCGCCGGCGCTTCCTCGATCACCTTCTGATGCCGCCGCTGCAACGAGCAATCCCGCTCGAAAAGATGCACGGCGCTCTGCCCGTCGCCAAAGACCTGCACCTCGATATGCCGCGGCTGCTGGATATACTTCTCGATCAGCACCGCCTCATTGCCGAAGGCGGTCTTCGCCTCCGCCTTCGCACTCTCCAGCGCCTCGGCAAAGCCCTTCGCCGCCTCGACCAGCCGCATCCCCTTGCCGCCGCCGCCTGCCACGGCCTTGATCAGCACCGGATAGCCGATCTCCCCGGCCTTTTCGGCCAGGAATCCCGCGTCCTGCTCCTCGCCATGATAGCCCGGCACCACCGGCACGCCTGCGTCCTGCATCAGCGCCTTGGCCGCATCCTTCAGCCCCATCGCCCGGATCGCCTTGGCCGACGGTCCTATAAAGGTCAGCCCCGCCGCCTCCACCGCCTCCACGAAATCCGGGTTCTCGCTCAGAAACCCGTATCCCGGATGGATCGCCTGCGCGCCGCTCTCCTGCGCCGCCGCGATGATCTTCGCCCCGTCAAGATAGCTCTCCGCCGGTGCCGCCCCCCCGATATGCACAGCCGCATCCGCCAGCGCCACATGCCGCGCCGCCCGGTCGGCATCGGAATAGACGGCGACACAGCGCACCCCCATGGCCCGCGCCGTCTCCATCACCCGGCAGGCAATCTCGCCCCGGTTGGCAATCAGGATCGTGTCAAACATCGTCCACGGCCCCCAGATCCTCGATGACCTCGAACCGCTCCCAGATCAGTTCCATCTCAGGATCGAAAACCCCGATCCGCCGGTAATACCCCTCGTGACCCTCTTTCCACCCGGCCAGCGTCTCATCCTCTCCTTCGGCCAGGGCAAGCGCCTCGGGCATGTCGCAGAACCGCACCAGCCGCAGTTCCATCGTCCGGGTTACTAGGGCGGGCCGACCGTCAAAGGTCGTGGCCACGTCGCAACGCGCGATCTGCGGCACTGCCTCGCCGCGCGCCACCTCGGCCATGGACAGGCAGGTCGCCCGCTTGGGGCCCGCGCGCACCAGCCCGATCAATTCCGCAGACATCCGGGCGCTGTCGCCGAACACATAGGCCTGCGCCCCCGGGTACCGTTCTTGAACCGCTTGCAATTGCATCGTCACGACCCTCTTTCACCTTTTTCCATACGCCGTCCCGCGCGGCCCAGAGGCGCGCGCCCGGCCTCACATCCGAAAGAGACCAAACCGCGTCTCCTCCACCGGCGCATTCAGCGCCGCCCGCAACGACAGCGACAACACCGCCCGGGATTTCCGCGGGTCGATGATCCCGTCATCCCACAACCGCGCACTGGCATAAAGCGGATGGCTCTGCTCCTCGAACATATCAACTGTCGGCTGCTTGAACGCCGCCTCCTCGTCGGCGCTCCATGTCCCGCCCTTGCGCTCGATCGCGTCGCGCTTCACCGTCGCCAGCACGCCCGCCGCCTGCGCGCCGCCCATCACGGAAATGCGGGAATTCGGCCAGGTCCACAGGAACCGCGGCTGATACGCCCGCCCCGCCATGCCGTAATTCCCGGCCCCGAAAGAGCCGCCCACCAGCATCGTCACCTTGGGCACGCTCGTCGTCGCCACCGCCGTCACCATCTTGGCCCCATGCCGCGCGATCCCCTCGTTCTCGTACCGGCGCCCCACCATGAACCCGGTGATGTTCTGCAAGAACACCAGCGGCACCTTGCGCTGGCTGCACAACTCCACGAAATGCGCGCCTTTCTGGGCCGCCTCGCTGAACAAGACACCGTTATTGGCGACAATCCCCACCGGGCAGCCCTCCACATGGGCAAACCCCGTCACCAGCGTTTCTCCGAACCGCGCCTTGAACTCGTCGAACCGGCTGCCATCCACCAGCCGCGCGATCACCTCGCGGATGTCATAAGGCGTGCGCAGGTCCCCCGGCACCACACCCAATATCTCCTCGGTGTCATAGGCGGGCGCCTCCGGTGCCTCCATCCGTAGGCCGGGGTTCACCCCGGCCACCCCGGCCTCCGTTCCAAGGTTCCCCACAGCCCGCCGCGCCAAGGCCAGCGCGTGCGCATCATCCTCGGCCAGGTAATCCGCCACGCCGCTCAGCCGCGTATGAACATCCCCGCCGCCCAGGTCCTCGGCCGTCACATCCTCGCCCGTCGCCGCCTTCGCCAGCGGCGGTCCGGCCAAGAATATAGTCCCCTGGTCCCGCACGATGATGGTCACGTCGCTCATCGCGGGCACATACGCGCCCCCGGCGGTGCACGAGCCCATCACCACGGCGATCTGAGCGATCCCCTTCGCACTCATCCGCGCCTGATTGTAGAAAATCCGCCCGAAATGGTCCCGATCCGGGAACACCTCGTCCTGATTGGGCAGGTTCGCGCCGCCCGAATCCACCAGGTAGATGCAGGGCAAGCGGCATTCCTCGGCGATCTCCTGCGCCCGCAGATGCTTTTTCACGGTCATCGGATAATACGTGCCACCCTTCACCGTGGCGTCATTGCACACAACCATGCAGTCGCGCCCCTGCACGCGCCCCACACCCGCGATCACCCCGGCACAAGGCGCGGCGCCATCATACAACCCATGCGCCGCCACCGCGCCCACCTCAAGAAAAGGACTGCCCGGGTCCAGCAGGTTCGCCACACGCTCGCGGGGCGGCATCTTGCCCCGGCTCTTGTGGCGCTCCCGTGCAGCCTCGCCGCCGCCCTCGGCCGCGGCGCGCGCGGCCTCCTCGACCACCGCCAGCGCGTCCAGATGCGCCTCCCGGTTGGCCTGGAACTCCGCCGATCCGGTCAGGATCTTCGAGGCAATCTTCATGCGCCCCCTCCTTTCAAATTGGTCTCCGCCGCCGCAGTGCAGCAGGCCGGCACCCTTCCGCGCCTCGTCAACTTTGCCTCACGATTTTGACTTGCATCAAGGCGGCTTAGTGAGTCCGCGCGCATAATGGCGCCACACAAGACAGAAGTGGAAAGACCATGAAACATCTCACCGCCCTCGCACTCGCAGCACTCGTCGCCGGCGCGGCTCCGGCCCTCGCGCAGGAGCGCGGCGACGTCTCGCTCGGCATCGGCCTCGCCGGCGTCATCCCCGAAAGCGGCAACGGCGTGCTCGCCGGCCCCACGCCCATCAGCGTCGATAACGGCTACTCGCTGCAGCTGACCGGCGAATACTTCATCGCCAACAACCTCGGCGTCGAGCTTCTGGCCGCCTGGCCCTTTGCCCATGACGTCGACACCGGCGGCGTGAAGATCGGCGAGGTCAAGCACCTGCCGCCGACCCTCTCGCTGCAATACCACTTCACCAACAAGGGCAACATCACGCCCTTCATCGGCGCCGGTATCAACTACACCACCTTCACCGAATCCAAGGCCGTCGGCCCGCTCGCGGGCAACGACCTCGACCTCGACGACAGCTGGGGCCTCGCCCTGCACGCGGGCCTCGATTACAGGGTCTCCGACAAGGGCGCGCTGCGGACCGACATCCGCTGGATGAACATCGAAAGCGACGTCAAGCTGAACGGCGTGGACATCGGCAAGGCCAAGATCAACCCGTGGGTCTTCGGCGTGTCCTACGTCCACACCTTCTGATCCTTCCCGGGGGACGGGGAAGCAGGCGGGGCGGGCCTTCGGGCCGGCCCCGTTTCCATATGCGACACGCGGCGTTTGCATCATTCGTCTAGCCTCGCACGCGGGCGCACCGGGTCCGGCGCGGCGATCCAGCCCGCCTCGAAGGCGGGCGCCACCTTGCCCTCGTGCCGCGCCACCTGCCACGCGATCACCGCCGCGCGCAGCCGCCCGTTGGCCTCGCGCGCCCGGCACCACATCTCCATCCGGGGGCTGTGCCCGGCGCAATCGCGCCCCGCCGACATCCCGTGCGCCAAGTCGAAGAGTTGCTTGTAAAGTATGTCCGCAAAAGGCTTTTCCACCTCCGCGCCTTCCGCGTCTTCCGGCTCCGGCAACTCCGTCAGAACCCGCGCCCGCCAGATATCCTGCTCCACCGCTAGCGCCTTCTGACAGCCCAGAGGTTCCTCGGACCGATCGCAGATCACGATCCCCACGGTGCCGCAGAATTCCACGCCGGCGACATTGGCCAGCGGATAGCCCGCCTTCTCCGCCGGGGTCGGTGCAAAGGCGGTCACCGCCTGTTCATAGCGCAGGATCTCGCCCCGCAGGCAGGTGGCGAAATCCGGCAGCGCGGCGTCCTCGGCCAGTGCCGCGACAGGCCACAGGGCCGCCTGCGCCAGCGTCAGGCTCAGGTCGCGCCGCCGCGCCATTCCTCACATCCCTCCGCGCATGTCGCGCAGTTCCAGCGACCGTTGCGCCGTCATCCGCATCAGGCAGAACGCCGCCGCAACCGACCGGATCGTGCCGCCCCGGTTGCGCTCGAAGGCCAGCGCACACTCGGCATCGCGATAGGAGATCCAGGTCCGCTGCGCCGTCAAAAGCGCTTCCGAAACAGGCGGTTGCCCTGTATCGACCTGGTCCAGCTGCGCCCGCGTCGCCTTGTATTCGCGGTTCAGGAACCTGTCCCAAACCGCCGTCTCGGCCTGCACGCATGCCACGATCCCGATGGTCGAGCCGCCGCCCGGCTGCGTCTGGCACTGGTTCGCTGCATCTCCCACGCAGCTCGGCACACCGGCATCGCGCGGGGCCGCGTCGAAACAGGCCGCGACCGTGCCCTCGTTCACGCTTGCCTCCTGCGCCCGTGCCGCACCCGACAGGCCCGCCACGGCAATTGCCACTATCGCCACCCCCCTCATAATCATACCTCATCCTCCGTTTCCGCCACGGCCCGTGCCTTCAGCTCCTTGCGGATCACCTTGCCGGTGACCGTCATCGGCAAGGCCTTCAGAAAGGTCACCTCCCTCGGATAAGAATACCCCGCAAGCCGTTCTTTCACATGGGTTTTCAACGCTTCGGCCAAGGCCTCATCCGCCGTCACACCGTCCCGCACCACCACATAGGCCTTCACGATCTCGGTGCGCAGGGCGTCGGGCTTGCCCACCACGCCCACCGTCGCCACCGCGTCATGCGTGAGCAGGCAATCCTCGATCTCCGCCGGCCCGATCCGGTAACCGGAACTGGTGATCACGTCATCCTCGCGCCCCACAAAGCGCAGGAACTCCCCGTCCCAAACACCCCTGTCGCCGGTCAGCATCCAGTCGCCCCGGAACTTCTCCGCCGTCTGCTCGGGCCGGTTCCAGTATTCCAGCATCATGCTGGCCGAGCCGCGTTTTACGGCGACATCGCCCTCGTCGTCCGTCGGCTGTCCGTCGCGGTCCAGCACCGCCACCTCGTGCCCAGGCACCACCTTGCCGATACAGCCCGGTTTCGGGTCAAACAGGCTCTGGCACGAACAGGCCACAAGGTTGCACTCGGTCTGCCCGTAAAACTCGTTGATCGTCAGCCCGAACGCCTTGCGGCCCCAGTCCAGCATCTCGGCCCCCAGCGGCTCGCCACCGCTGGCCACCGTGCGCAGGCCCTCGATGCGCTCGTCGGCGGCCTTGAGCATCCGCAACGCCGTAGGCGGGAAAAAGATATTTCGAACAGCGCCCTGCCGGATGATCTTCACGCACTCCTCGACGCTGAACTTCGGCAATCTTGCCGCCACCACCGGCACGCCCAGCGCCAGCCCCGGCATCAGGATGTTGAAGAGGCCACCAATCCAGGCCCAGTCGGCCGGCGTCCACAGGCAATCCCCCTCGTGCTGGCCCAGGAAATCATGCGGCATCTCGACCCCCGGCAGGTGCCCGGTCAGCACCCGGTGCCCGTGCAGCGCGCCTTTCGGGCTGCCGGTCGTCCCGCTGGTATAGATCAGCACGGCGGGGTCGTCCGGTGCGGTCTCCGCCGGCTCGAACAGGCTCTGCTCCGGCAGGTCCGCATCCTCGGGCACAAACGCCTCCACTTCCGCCAAAGGCGCAAGCATATCAACACCTTCGGCGTCGGTGACGACGATATTCGCGCCCGCGTCCCGCACCCGGCTGGTCAGCGCCTCCTCGCGAAACAGCTTGAACAGAGGGATCGACACCGCCCCGATCTTCCAGATCGCGATATGCGCCGCGGCGCACCAGCCGCCCTGGCTGCGCAGCACGCCCACCCGGTCGCCCCGCGCCACGCCTTTCGCCACCAGCACATGCGCCAGTCGGTCCGCCATGTCGCGCAGGTCGCCATAGCTCAGATCGCGGTGCATCTCGGCCAGATCCTTGATCGCCACGCGGTCCGGCGCCCGCGCCGCCCAGTCGTCGCAGGCCTGCGCCGCCATGTTCAGCCGCGCCGGAAGGTCCCAGGAAAATGCACCCTTCAATGCCTCGTAGTCTTTTTGTTCCAGCATCTTAAACGCCTTCCTTCACCTCTTCCCGGTGTGCCACCTCGCCGAATCGGTCGACGAAATAGTCCACCCGGCCGCCCTGCGCGCCCGCACATGTCACCACCAGCCACAGCCCCGCCGACTGCGCCGGCGTCGCGTGGCAATCGGTCCGCGCGGCCCCGGTCTCGGCCACGTAGCGCTCCGCCACCGCCTCGATCACCGCCGTCTCGGTCGTGGTCACCGACCGCCCGCCCAGCAACAGCGCAATGACCGCGCCCAGGCACACGAGCGCCAGCAGCGGGATGAAAAACCACGGAGCGCGCCCTAACCGCATGGCCTATGCCATCGCCCCCATCAGCTCGCGCCCGATCAGCATCCGCCGGATCTCGGACGTGCCCGCCCCGATCTCCATCAGCTTGGCATCCCGGAAGATCCGCGCGACGGCGGCATCGTTCAGGAACCCGGCCCCGCCCATCGCCTGCACCGCCTGGTGCGCCTGCACCATCGCCTGCTCGGACGCATAGAGGCAACAGGCCGCCGCATCCTGCCGCGTCACCTCGCCCCGATCGCAGGCCTTGGCCACCTCGTAGACATAGGCCCGGGCCGAGTTCATCGCCGTGTACATGTCCGCGATCTTGCCCTGCATCAGCTGGAAATTCCCGATGGGCTGCCCGAACTGCTTGCGCTCGGCCATGTAGGGCATGATCTCGTCCAGGCAGGCCGCCATGATCCCCAGGCCGATCCCGGCCAGCACTACGCGCTCGTAATCCAGGCCCGACATCAGCACCTTCACGCCCTTGCCTTCCTCGCCCAGCACGTTTTCGAACGGCACTTCCACGTCCTCGAAGATCAGCTCCGCGGTGTTCGACCCGCGCATCCCCAGCTTGTCGAAATGCGCGCTGGTCGAAAAGCCGGTCATCGCCTTCTCGATCAGGAACGCGGTGATTCCCTTGGCGCCGGCTTCCGGCTCGGTCTTGGCATAGACCAACAGCGTATCGGCATCCGGCCCGTTGGTGATCCAATACTTGTTGCCATTGAGGCGATAGTGATCGTTGCGCTTTTCCGCCCGCAGGCTCATCGACACCACGTCGCTGCCCGCGCCCGCCTCTGACATGGCAAGCGCGCCCACATGCGCGCCCGAAATCAGCCCCGGCAGGTATTTCGCCCTCTGCGCGTCCGACCCGTTCAGCTTGATCTGGTTCACGCACAGGTTGGAATGCGCGCCATAGCTCAGCGACACGCTGGCCGAGGCCCGCGCCACCTCCTCCACCGCGACCACATGCGCAAGGTACCCCATGCCCACGCCGCCATGCTCTTCGGGCACGGTGATTCCCAACAGGCCCAGCTCGCCCATCTCGGTCCACAGCTCGGAGGGAAATTCATTCGTCCGGTCGATCTCGGCGGCCAGCGGCTTGACCCGCTCCTGCGCCCAGCGATGCACCATCTCGCGCAGGGCGTGCACGTCCTCGCCCAGGTCGAACTTCATCACCGCGTCGAACATTCCTCACCCCTCCCGGCATTTATTGAACGCTTGTTCATTTATAGGCCTGCCCTGCCACCCCGTCAATCCCGCGCCCGGCGCCGGAACCGATTCCGCGCACCACGGGTTGGCCCCCAGACACCATCAGCATAACAAAGGAGTCATCCAATGTCCGATGATCTGAGAGAAACCCTGTGGAAGCGCCTCGACAAGCTGCAGGCCGGCATGTTGTCCACCGCCAGCGCCCCGCCGCGCCCCATGGCGCCCACCATCACGGATGACGACACCGCCATCTGGTTCATCACCGCCAAGGGCACCGACATCGCCGATGCGGCGGCCAAGGGCGAGACCTGCAAGTTCATCGCGGCCTGTCCCAGCGCGCATCTCTACGCCGATATTGACGGCGCGCTGTCGGTCGAGACCAGCGAGGCCAAGCTCGACGAGATCTGGTCGCCCATGGCCGCCGTCTGGTTCGACGAGGGCCGCCAGGACGACGACATCGTGCTCGTGTCGATGCGCCCCAAGAAGGCGGCCGTCTGGGCCACCGATGGCGACGCCAAGTCGCTTTTCGAGTTCGCCCGCGCCTCGATCAGCAACGACACGCCCGACGTGGGCGAGCACGGCACGGTCACGTTCTGATGCGCCGCGCAGGTTTCGGGGCCGCCGCGCTGGCGGCCCTCATGGTCTCGCCCGCCTGCGCCGAGCAGGTGGGCGAGATCGGCGTCGACTGGGCCGGCAACGACATCATCGTCGAGGCGATCGAGGATCCCGAGGTGCAGGGCGTCACCTGCCACCTTGCCTATTTCGAGCGCGGCTTCATCGACCGGCTGGCCAATGGCAACTGGTTCGAGGACCCCTCGAACAGCGCCATCGAATGCCAGCAGACCGGCCCGATCACCCTGGGCGACATCGACCGCTCCGAGGATGGCGAGGATGTGTTTCGCGCCAGCCGCTCGATCATCTTCAAGACGCTGCGCGTGAAACGCATCTATGACGCCGACCGCAACACGCTGGTCTACATCTCGCACGGGCGCGAACTGTCGCAAGGCTCGGCCAAGGTCTCGATCTCCTCCGTCCCGATTCCCGACGAAACGCCCAACGACTGACCCGCCGAAACGCGTCAGCCCGCGAGGCACTCAGCGTGCGGTCCGTTAACCGCCGCACGCTCCATTAACCGGGCAGGTCGCGGAAAACCGCACCGTCGGCGGACCACCCAAATACCGACGCGATACCGACGTGCCATTTCGGCTCCTGAGTCGCCGTTAACCCGGTGTCTCAGGTCGATCCGGCCTGCTGCACCGCGCCCACTTCCGCCCGGATGATCCGCGCGATCAGCGCACAATCCTCCAGCGTAAAGGTCAGCGGCAGGCGCATGTCCAGGATGCCTTTCAGCACCCGGTCGCTTTCGGGCATCGGCGCGCTCGGCGCATAGCGCCA belongs to Roseovarius sp. THAF27 and includes:
- a CDS encoding lysozyme inhibitor LprI family protein, with the translated sequence MIMRGVAIVAIAVAGLSGAARAQEASVNEGTVAACFDAAPRDAGVPSCVGDAANQCQTQPGGGSTIGIVACVQAETAVWDRFLNREYKATRAQLDQVDTGQPPVSEALLTAQRTWISYRDAECALAFERNRGGTIRSVAAAFCLMRMTAQRSLELRDMRGGM
- a CDS encoding isovaleryl-CoA dehydrogenase; protein product: MFDAVMKFDLGEDVHALREMVHRWAQERVKPLAAEIDRTNEFPSELWTEMGELGLLGITVPEEHGGVGMGYLAHVVAVEEVARASASVSLSYGAHSNLCVNQIKLNGSDAQRAKYLPGLISGAHVGALAMSEAGAGSDVVSMSLRAEKRNDHYRLNGNKYWITNGPDADTLLVYAKTEPEAGAKGITAFLIEKAMTGFSTSAHFDKLGMRGSNTAELIFEDVEVPFENVLGEEGKGVKVLMSGLDYERVVLAGIGLGIMAACLDEIMPYMAERKQFGQPIGNFQLMQGKIADMYTAMNSARAYVYEVAKACDRGEVTRQDAAACCLYASEQAMVQAHQAVQAMGGAGFLNDAAVARIFRDAKLMEIGAGTSEIRRMLIGRELMGAMA
- a CDS encoding biotin carboxylase N-terminal domain-containing protein codes for the protein MFDTILIANRGEIACRVMETARAMGVRCVAVYSDADRAARHVALADAAVHIGGAAPAESYLDGAKIIAAAQESGAQAIHPGYGFLSENPDFVEAVEAAGLTFIGPSAKAIRAMGLKDAAKALMQDAGVPVVPGYHGEEQDAGFLAEKAGEIGYPVLIKAVAGGGGKGMRLVEAAKGFAEALESAKAEAKTAFGNEAVLIEKYIQQPRHIEVQVFGDGQSAVHLFERDCSLQRRHQKVIEEAPAPGMTPEVRAAMGAAAVRAAEAIGYAGAGTVEFIVDGSEGLRSDGFWFMEMNTRLQVEHPVTEEITGVDLVEWQLRVAAGEGLPKRQEDLSINGHAFEARLYAEDVPKGFLPATGRLRHLEFPEGARADTGVRAGDEISPHYDPMIAKLTTRGPTRAVALQRLGAALEATQVAGTVTNLAFLGALARHEGFGRGEVDTGLIARDLEALSAPPDVSDATVALAALASLGLLDESGPETGFALWQPLRRSVVLRREGEEVQAKVQSLSAGAHDVEVGDALVAARRVGGRWQMDGQLAPEVAVTGDLVTVFAGYGIGFDILDPLERGEFAAGDASVIEAPMPGMVKAVFAEAGQEVAKGDRLAVLEAMKMEHSLLAPRDGVVAEVLAGAGSQVEAGAALIRLEEDAEAAA
- a CDS encoding glutathione S-transferase family protein is translated as MTEGLRLTGYRFSVYTRSVRMVLAAKGLEYDYVECDPFGEDAEALTRLHPFRRVPVLEAGDFRLWETQAILDYLEAIAPEPLMVPGAPEGVARMRQAMGIADSYAYWPLVRQAFSNGVFAALEGEAGDAGALADGLANAPRVLDALEEIAAKGQVLRPGSLDLAGCHLWPMLDYFGMLPAGEEMIAARPALAAWCGWMRTCSAAHATRPVLT
- a CDS encoding ASCH domain-containing protein; translated protein: MQLQAVQERYPGAQAYVFGDSARMSAELIGLVRAGPKRATCLSMAEVARGEAVPQIARCDVATTFDGRPALVTRTMELRLVRFCDMPEALALAEGEDETLAGWKEGHEGYYRRIGVFDPEMELIWERFEVIEDLGAVDDV
- a CDS encoding carboxyl transferase domain-containing protein, translating into MKIASKILTGSAEFQANREAHLDALAVVEEAARAAAEGGGEAARERHKSRGKMPPRERVANLLDPGSPFLEVGAVAAHGLYDGAAPCAGVIAGVGRVQGRDCMVVCNDATVKGGTYYPMTVKKHLRAQEIAEECRLPCIYLVDSGGANLPNQDEVFPDRDHFGRIFYNQARMSAKGIAQIAVVMGSCTAGGAYVPAMSDVTIIVRDQGTIFLAGPPLAKAATGEDVTAEDLGGGDVHTRLSGVADYLAEDDAHALALARRAVGNLGTEAGVAGVNPGLRMEAPEAPAYDTEEILGVVPGDLRTPYDIREVIARLVDGSRFDEFKARFGETLVTGFAHVEGCPVGIVANNGVLFSEAAQKGAHFVELCSQRKVPLVFLQNITGFMVGRRYENEGIARHGAKMVTAVATTSVPKVTMLVGGSFGAGNYGMAGRAYQPRFLWTWPNSRISVMGGAQAAGVLATVKRDAIERKGGTWSADEEAAFKQPTVDMFEEQSHPLYASARLWDDGIIDPRKSRAVLSLSLRAALNAPVEETRFGLFRM
- a CDS encoding OmpW family protein; its protein translation is MKHLTALALAALVAGAAPALAQERGDVSLGIGLAGVIPESGNGVLAGPTPISVDNGYSLQLTGEYFIANNLGVELLAAWPFAHDVDTGGVKIGEVKHLPPTLSLQYHFTNKGNITPFIGAGINYTTFTESKAVGPLAGNDLDLDDSWGLALHAGLDYRVSDKGALRTDIRWMNIESDVKLNGVDIGKAKINPWVFGVSYVHTF
- a CDS encoding AMP-binding protein, producing MLEQKDYEALKGAFSWDLPARLNMAAQACDDWAARAPDRVAIKDLAEMHRDLSYGDLRDMADRLAHVLVAKGVARGDRVGVLRSQGGWCAAAHIAIWKIGAVSIPLFKLFREEALTSRVRDAGANIVVTDAEGVDMLAPLAEVEAFVPEDADLPEQSLFEPAETAPDDPAVLIYTSGTTGSPKGALHGHRVLTGHLPGVEMPHDFLGQHEGDCLWTPADWAWIGGLFNILMPGLALGVPVVAARLPKFSVEECVKIIRQGAVRNIFFPPTALRMLKAADERIEGLRTVASGGEPLGAEMLDWGRKAFGLTINEFYGQTECNLVACSCQSLFDPKPGCIGKVVPGHEVAVLDRDGQPTDDEGDVAVKRGSASMMLEYWNRPEQTAEKFRGDWMLTGDRGVWDGEFLRFVGREDDVITSSGYRIGPAEIEDCLLTHDAVATVGVVGKPDALRTEIVKAYVVVRDGVTADEALAEALKTHVKERLAGYSYPREVTFLKALPMTVTGKVIRKELKARAVAETEDEV
- a CDS encoding pyridoxamine 5'-phosphate oxidase family protein: MSDDLRETLWKRLDKLQAGMLSTASAPPRPMAPTITDDDTAIWFITAKGTDIADAAAKGETCKFIAACPSAHLYADIDGALSVETSEAKLDEIWSPMAAVWFDEGRQDDDIVLVSMRPKKAAVWATDGDAKSLFEFARASISNDTPDVGEHGTVTF
- a CDS encoding glutathione S-transferase family protein; the encoded protein is MIVLHHVPQSRSMRVLWLLNELEGVEFRVVTHAFDKSLRQPEFLSLSPAGRVPALEIEGERMFESGAMMEYLCEKFPERGMGRMPGDMDRMAYLVWLHFAETVSQHVAILTQQHIMLREDHMRSPTVMRLEAARLRKCYGAIEARLSTPVENRDYLLTGGYSACDIAVGQAVYMARHFATLDGFPETAKWYDRLTERAAYQAALPEESGARIYEQAFYAAPEEDADG